One genomic region from Reichenbachiella ulvae encodes:
- a CDS encoding PorP/SprF family type IX secretion system membrane protein gives MKKPLLLILFALTMVTAKAQQQVTFTQYMFNGLSINPAYAGVHDALSATLLWREQWMGFEGAPSTQTLALHGPLGRTPLSAGMMAIRDKIGLTEQIGVYGSTAFRIYFRNKAKLSFGLQAGINNYSAEYIDTTNGLDPSLAEGNVSDFLVNFGFGLLYHSDKFYAGFSIPQIIEQNFDPTNSTAEAQLKRHYFFTSGIVVDLNSNFKLKPNVLFKYVEGVAPQVDLNLNLLIKEIIWAGVSYRSFDSIDLLAQIQITPKLQIGYAYDISTSNELRSVNSGSHEIMLNYVFRLTQSSAISPRYF, from the coding sequence ATGAAAAAACCTCTACTCCTAATACTTTTTGCATTGACGATGGTGACTGCAAAGGCTCAACAGCAGGTCACCTTTACCCAATACATGTTCAATGGCTTGTCAATCAACCCCGCCTATGCAGGCGTACATGATGCTTTATCTGCCACCTTGCTCTGGAGAGAACAATGGATGGGATTCGAAGGAGCCCCCAGCACACAGACTTTGGCGCTACACGGTCCACTCGGACGTACCCCTCTATCAGCAGGTATGATGGCCATTCGGGACAAAATCGGCCTGACTGAGCAAATTGGAGTTTATGGCAGTACTGCCTTCAGGATTTACTTCCGAAATAAGGCCAAGCTTAGTTTTGGTCTACAAGCAGGTATCAATAACTATAGCGCGGAATACATCGATACTACCAATGGATTGGACCCATCTCTGGCTGAAGGAAATGTCAGTGATTTTTTGGTCAATTTTGGTTTTGGACTTCTGTATCATAGTGATAAATTCTATGCAGGATTTTCAATTCCACAGATTATTGAACAAAACTTTGATCCAACCAACTCCACTGCAGAGGCCCAACTCAAAAGACATTACTTTTTCACTTCTGGAATAGTGGTGGATCTAAATTCTAATTTTAAACTAAAACCCAATGTGTTGTTCAAATACGTGGAAGGAGTAGCTCCACAAGTAGACCTCAACCTCAACCTTTTAATCAAAGAAATTATTTGGGCGGGTGTATCCTATCGATCTTTTGACAGTATAGATTTGCTGGCACAGATTCAGATCACACCCAAACTGCAAATCGGCTATGCTTATGATATATCAACCTCAAACGAGCTACGAAGTGTCAACTCTGGATCACATGAAATCATGTTAAACTATGTATTCAGACTGACGCAATCAAGCGCGATTTCACCAAGATATTTTTAG
- a CDS encoding gliding motility-associated C-terminal domain-containing protein — protein sequence MLDEQFLSESIVADEQGRHSLTELKNGIYSQFQFERLECASNLIEEPVSFICGVDLYNTPVITPNGDGYNDFMEIEGIEDFPTNHVSIFNRWGNLVWETDSYRNNEMGFGGRGNTAFAGGDLNDGTYFIVIDLGNSAQRQNKFVVIKR from the coding sequence ATGTTGGATGAACAATTTCTTTCAGAAAGCATAGTCGCTGACGAGCAAGGAAGACATTCACTCACAGAATTGAAAAATGGAATCTACTCCCAATTTCAATTCGAGAGATTAGAATGTGCATCCAACCTGATAGAAGAACCGGTCTCTTTCATTTGTGGAGTGGACCTATACAACACACCCGTAATCACTCCTAATGGTGATGGATACAATGACTTTATGGAAATCGAAGGAATAGAAGATTTTCCGACTAACCATGTCAGTATTTTTAACCGCTGGGGCAACCTAGTTTGGGAAACCGATAGCTATCGCAACAATGAAATGGGTTTTGGAGGCAGAGGCAACACAGCCTTTGCAGGAGGAGACCTCAATGATGGGACTTACTTTATAGTCATTGATTTGGGGAATAGTGCACAGCGTCAAAACAAGTTTGTGGTCATCAAAAGATAA
- a CDS encoding beta strand repeat-containing protein: MMQKRYGIESRLKTPIYWIAATLVLGLTPLLTHAQTKGIIYEPATGAGQLLLDPNQDGYSSETTSGFSTDDETESEIAYLAIPTLGSETDGDVAKGSDCSYIDLVNTSDTEALYFYSEGTYLYFRFRVGGASNSSKTYSVFIDSDEKFGFTGNDADPNAITGNPGFEVELSFHTNSGIGIYNVDGNIAPSNNEIGSHKTDRPEEVHSQRSVALTEVCGDDDFFYDFYVSFADLALAGIDANTKMRMVAQSGISANPLIGSTSGSDLGGADDDSGNINDLLDEMIEFFPPVSGNDIALGNPILPRAACPTIDSPIALDATSITGTSTEADGAIIEVFADDSSIGTTTVSSGTWELTGFTSFSGGEVVTATASITSVKSTSYSNCSPITVNQICSDPVTSTTIEPGGSGKGISGTSDEEGASVSIWTDSDLTTLWTGASSPHVNPGIVGTTGSTATTGEWQITGASNSLTDGLYYVTQQNTAEGECRSDSVVVCNLAGSTTKPIITTDPVSPETTTLEGTCGFDAFIELAIDGVYQGVSTTATGVTTWSLSLPTVEVGQEIVVIATEPGDCPVSSDTTTVKGFSIAPLITGTYCTDGEITLISGVSSENIGTLVTLYTKSSAGVTTSDSKNPVTGTVDANGRWTIDLTGAGLIPGTHMAVTNTATDELESDLSNEVEILAKTSDASLSINAGAITEGDASISGQGTAGNTIRLYIDDVLIDEFSTTVDGDGNWEITGLNEASAGYDVLFPGGQVSISSEGSGKCESDATNAADVIQCKAYVGAPTYPSTSTYCVNETVSVDFASSENLYVYQLYTDAAGTAPTGSEVIGDGSTITLTTDPLASSVTKLYLGVSRIGVECDDIFSSSFNVTIKETPSMTLGSNSLKICDDDATGSLTYSGVTNGPLLSYDIDFNAAAETAGFVDINDASISSNLDFNIPADAVGSFAGTVSVSNTSSGTCSSTNYSFSFEIIEDIISYGTVTNPSCLNNDGSIQITGLRTGKTYSLDYNKDGNPMNIASITPDADGNYLLDNISAGAYKDFVVTESGCTSNTLTATKTLTAPADPTATITSTDITEGDASLTGTGTNGATVDLYIDDVKSSFSTTVSSGVWTISGLDAASAGSDVLTPGAQVSIKTYLADGCTVVTVSAASAVACTAYAENTITLTTGTEYCVNETLSVTFASSETGVNYQLFTDAAGTTSTGSVVAGTGSDITLTSGPLSTSNTQIYLRASRTGVSYCNKVFSTSFSITVKEIPTLSLVDNSLSICSDETSFNLEYNSVTNGPLSVYSIDFNAAAEAQGFTDVSNATIASVVTINIPTDAAGGSYGGVLSVSNSASGTCSSDYNFTFELNKDVIAYGTTTQPSCLGTDGSIEITGLTTGETYQLDYEKGSTAVSVASITPDSDGNYLLDNLGTGTYSNFSVTKNSCTSNVLSGTKTLTAPADPTATITSTDITEGDASLTGTGTNGATVDLYIDDVKTSFSTTVSGGVWTISGLDAASAGSDVLTPGAQVSIKTYLADGCTAVTVSTASAVACTAYAENTITLTTGTEYCVNETLSVTFASSETGVNYQLFTDAAGTTSTGSVVAGTGSDITLTSGPLSTSNTQIYLRASRTGVSYCNKVFSTSFSITVKEIPTLSLVDNSLSICSDETSFNLEYNSVTNGPLSVYSIDFNAAAEPQGFTDVSNATIASVVTINIPTDAAGGSYGGVLSVSNSASGTCSSDYNFTFELNKDVIAYGTTTQPSCLATDGSIQITGLTTGETYQLDYEKGSTAVSVASITPDSDGNYLLDNLGTGTYSNFFVTKNSCTSNVLSGTKTLTAPAAPTATITSTDITAGDAELTGAGTNGATIDLYINDVKSDFSTTVASGVWTISGLDAASAGSDVLTPGDKVSIKTYLAEGCTEVEVVASSNVACIPYAENTITLTTGTEYCVNETLSVTFASSETGVNYQLFTDAAGTTSTGSIVAGTGSDITLTSGPLGTSITKIYLRASRAGFSSCNQVFSTSFSVSVKEAPGLSLVNNSFSLCSDVTSFNLEYNSVVNGPLTTYSIDFNSAAEAEGFTDIVNETISSVITIDIPADANGGSFAGVLSIANSSSSSCTSNYNFTFDLNKDIISYGEVVNPSCLNTDGSIEITGMKASTVYQLEYQISGNPVNFGALTSTAEGTLTLDNIGSGIYSNFVVTESGCSSNTLTEAQRLTAPLAPAVTISNTTITEGDPSINGTGTDGSLIELYIDHVKAAGFSTTVADGVWSLDGLSDILLPGAVVSVTATLGSGCEVATIEADAPVACKPLTLNNITLIGDTEVCVNESITITGQNSDAGVVYQLCTDATCTNLTGDPVTGNGGEIALVTDPLSTSITNLYVKGTRSSVGCSHIFTTSFTIAVRGVPGITLLENDIVICKSQSSIAATYSDPINGPFLNYSFDFDDFAESQGLADVIDASFASDLSFSIPNAVPAGSYSAVLTISNNESATCTSVEYALDFRIINDVISFEQIESPSTCSGEDGLIQIGGLDPARFYTLNYDLNGNPQSIPAIQSAGNGIYDFANLTSGSYKNFQVTQAGCTSNKLVEAVTLRTLIPH; this comes from the coding sequence ATGATGCAAAAACGCTATGGTATAGAAAGCAGACTCAAAACTCCAATCTATTGGATTGCTGCAACATTAGTATTGGGATTGACTCCCCTTCTCACACACGCCCAGACCAAAGGGATCATTTATGAACCTGCTACTGGTGCCGGACAACTTTTGCTAGACCCCAATCAAGACGGTTATTCCTCTGAAACTACATCTGGATTTTCCACTGATGATGAAACCGAGAGTGAAATCGCCTATCTCGCCATCCCTACTTTAGGTTCAGAAACAGACGGAGATGTAGCCAAAGGTTCAGATTGTTCTTACATCGATTTGGTCAATACTTCAGACACTGAAGCACTTTACTTTTATTCGGAAGGAACCTACTTGTATTTCAGATTTAGAGTCGGAGGAGCATCAAATAGCTCCAAAACCTATTCCGTATTCATTGATTCTGATGAAAAATTTGGTTTCACTGGCAATGATGCCGACCCCAACGCAATAACAGGAAACCCAGGTTTCGAGGTTGAACTTAGCTTTCACACCAATTCCGGAATTGGAATCTATAATGTTGATGGGAATATAGCCCCATCCAACAATGAAATAGGCTCACATAAGACAGATAGACCTGAAGAAGTGCACTCGCAAAGGTCAGTCGCACTAACCGAAGTATGTGGTGACGATGACTTCTTTTATGACTTCTACGTATCATTTGCTGATTTGGCCCTGGCAGGCATAGATGCTAACACCAAAATGAGAATGGTCGCCCAATCGGGAATCAGTGCCAACCCGCTGATTGGCTCAACTTCTGGTTCAGATCTGGGAGGTGCCGATGACGACAGTGGCAACATCAATGACCTTTTGGATGAAATGATCGAATTTTTCCCTCCTGTTTCGGGAAATGACATAGCCTTAGGAAACCCAATTCTTCCAAGAGCAGCTTGTCCAACCATCGACTCCCCTATTGCACTGGATGCTACTTCCATCACGGGTACCTCTACTGAAGCGGATGGAGCCATTATTGAAGTATTTGCAGATGATTCTTCTATCGGAACCACAACAGTGAGCTCAGGCACTTGGGAACTCACCGGGTTTACTTCCTTTAGTGGTGGTGAGGTGGTCACTGCCACGGCATCTATTACTAGTGTCAAAAGTACTTCATACAGCAACTGTAGTCCCATCACGGTCAATCAGATATGTTCTGACCCTGTAACATCAACTACAATAGAACCCGGAGGAAGTGGAAAAGGGATCTCTGGAACATCCGATGAAGAAGGGGCTTCTGTTTCCATTTGGACCGATTCAGACCTAACCACTCTATGGACAGGTGCTAGTTCTCCCCATGTCAATCCAGGAATCGTGGGCACAACTGGTAGCACGGCAACCACAGGGGAATGGCAAATCACTGGAGCCTCCAACAGTCTAACCGACGGGTTGTATTATGTCACTCAACAAAACACTGCAGAAGGAGAATGTAGGTCAGACTCAGTGGTAGTCTGTAATCTGGCGGGTAGTACGACTAAACCAATAATTACTACTGATCCTGTATCTCCTGAAACAACTACTTTAGAAGGAACCTGTGGTTTTGATGCTTTCATCGAATTGGCGATTGATGGAGTATATCAGGGGGTAAGCACAACCGCTACTGGAGTAACTACATGGTCCTTAAGCTTACCGACTGTGGAGGTAGGTCAAGAAATAGTTGTAATTGCTACAGAACCTGGAGATTGTCCAGTATCCTCTGACACTACTACTGTAAAAGGCTTCTCAATCGCTCCATTGATCACGGGCACCTATTGTACTGATGGAGAAATTACTTTAATCTCCGGTGTATCCTCTGAGAATATCGGGACTCTCGTCACTTTATACACGAAATCCAGCGCAGGGGTGACCACCTCTGACTCTAAAAATCCAGTAACCGGAACAGTGGATGCCAATGGACGATGGACTATTGATTTAACAGGAGCTGGACTCATCCCTGGCACCCATATGGCAGTAACCAATACAGCCACCGACGAACTGGAAAGTGATCTATCCAACGAAGTAGAAATTCTGGCCAAAACTTCAGACGCATCCTTATCCATAAATGCAGGAGCCATTACTGAAGGAGATGCAAGTATATCAGGCCAAGGCACAGCGGGCAACACAATTAGATTATACATTGATGATGTACTGATAGACGAATTTTCGACTACCGTAGATGGTGATGGAAACTGGGAAATTACCGGATTGAATGAAGCCAGTGCTGGATATGATGTATTGTTTCCTGGGGGGCAAGTTTCGATCAGCTCAGAAGGATCAGGCAAATGTGAAAGTGATGCAACTAATGCTGCTGATGTTATACAGTGTAAAGCCTATGTAGGAGCTCCTACCTACCCAAGCACTTCTACTTATTGCGTCAATGAAACAGTAAGTGTAGATTTCGCTTCCTCAGAGAATTTATATGTATATCAATTGTACACGGATGCAGCGGGTACCGCACCTACAGGATCTGAAGTAATCGGAGATGGAAGTACCATCACTTTGACTACAGACCCTCTAGCCTCGAGCGTGACCAAGTTATATCTGGGAGTCTCACGTATTGGAGTAGAATGCGATGACATTTTTTCTTCTAGCTTCAATGTAACTATCAAAGAAACACCGTCTATGACACTCGGAAGTAATTCGCTCAAAATCTGTGACGATGACGCTACTGGGAGTTTGACTTATTCTGGGGTCACCAATGGCCCATTGTTGAGCTATGACATAGACTTCAATGCCGCAGCAGAGACAGCAGGCTTTGTTGACATCAACGATGCCTCCATTTCTTCCAATCTTGATTTTAATATCCCAGCTGATGCTGTTGGAAGCTTTGCAGGTACGGTATCTGTATCTAACACGAGCTCGGGTACTTGTAGCAGTACCAACTACAGCTTCAGTTTTGAAATCATAGAGGACATCATCTCTTATGGAACTGTCACCAATCCGAGCTGTCTTAATAATGATGGAAGCATCCAAATCACAGGTCTAAGGACAGGAAAAACCTATTCTCTGGATTATAACAAAGATGGGAACCCTATGAATATAGCCTCCATTACGCCTGATGCAGATGGCAACTACCTTCTTGACAACATCAGTGCTGGCGCTTACAAAGATTTTGTGGTCACAGAATCAGGCTGCACCTCCAATACCTTAACTGCAACGAAAACACTAACTGCTCCAGCCGATCCTACAGCAACCATTACCAGTACCGACATCACTGAAGGAGATGCATCGCTGACCGGTACGGGTACAAATGGCGCTACGGTTGATCTGTACATCGATGATGTGAAATCCAGTTTTTCAACTACCGTTTCCAGTGGCGTTTGGACCATCAGTGGACTGGATGCAGCTAGTGCGGGTAGCGATGTCCTCACTCCTGGCGCTCAGGTCAGCATCAAAACTTATCTGGCAGATGGGTGTACTGTAGTAACCGTCAGTGCCGCTTCAGCTGTGGCCTGTACGGCCTATGCAGAAAACACCATCACACTAACCACAGGAACGGAATACTGTGTCAACGAAACTTTATCCGTCACTTTTGCCAGTTCTGAGACTGGGGTAAACTATCAACTATTCACTGATGCGGCTGGCACTACTTCGACCGGAAGCGTTGTGGCCGGTACTGGTTCTGATATCACCTTAACTTCAGGCCCTTTGAGTACGAGCAACACGCAGATCTACTTAAGAGCATCGAGAACAGGCGTCTCTTATTGCAACAAAGTATTTTCTACCAGCTTCAGTATCACAGTCAAAGAGATTCCAACCCTGAGCTTGGTTGATAATAGCTTATCTATCTGTTCTGACGAAACCAGTTTCAATCTGGAATACAACAGCGTGACCAATGGACCTTTGAGCGTCTACAGCATCGATTTCAATGCTGCCGCTGAGGCACAAGGTTTTACGGATGTCAGCAATGCAACCATCGCCTCAGTGGTGACAATCAACATCCCCACTGACGCAGCAGGAGGAAGCTATGGTGGCGTGCTGAGTGTTTCGAATAGTGCAAGTGGAACATGTTCTAGTGATTACAATTTCACCTTCGAACTCAACAAGGATGTAATTGCCTATGGGACTACCACCCAACCCAGCTGTCTGGGAACTGACGGTAGTATCGAGATCACTGGACTGACCACTGGAGAAACCTATCAATTGGATTACGAAAAAGGAAGTACAGCAGTATCTGTGGCCTCTATCACTCCCGATTCAGACGGAAACTATTTACTAGATAATTTAGGAACTGGAACTTACAGCAACTTCTCCGTGACTAAAAACTCTTGTACTTCTAATGTGCTGAGTGGAACCAAAACATTAACTGCTCCAGCCGATCCTACAGCAACCATTACCAGTACCGATATCACTGAAGGAGATGCGTCTTTGACGGGTACGGGTACCAACGGTGCTACGGTTGATCTGTACATCGATGATGTGAAAACCAGTTTTTCAACTACCGTTTCCGGTGGCGTTTGGACCATCAGTGGACTAGATGCAGCCAGTGCAGGCAGTGATGTCCTCACTCCTGGCGCTCAGGTCAGCATCAAAACTTATCTGGCAGATGGGTGTACTGCAGTAACCGTCAGTACCGCTTCAGCTGTGGCCTGTACGGCCTATGCAGAAAACACCATCACACTAACCACAGGAACGGAATACTGTGTCAACGAAACTTTATCCGTCACTTTTGCCAGTTCTGAGACTGGGGTAAACTATCAACTATTCACTGATGCGGCTGGCACTACCTCGACAGGAAGCGTTGTGGCCGGTACTGGTTCTGATATCACCTTAACTTCAGGCCCTTTGAGTACGAGCAACACGCAGATCTACTTAAGAGCATCGAGAACAGGCGTCTCTTATTGCAACAAAGTATTTTCTACCAGCTTCAGTATCACAGTCAAAGAGATTCCAACCCTGAGCTTGGTTGATAATAGCCTCTCTATCTGTTCTGATGAAACCAGCTTCAATCTGGAGTACAACAGCGTGACCAATGGACCTTTGAGCGTCTACAGCATCGATTTCAATGCTGCCGCTGAGCCACAAGGTTTTACGGATGTCAGCAATGCAACCATTGCTTCTGTGGTGACAATAAATATCCCCACTGACGCAGCAGGAGGAAGCTATGGTGGCGTACTGAGTGTTTCGAATAGTGCAAGTGGAACATGTTCTAGTGATTACAATTTCACCTTCGAACTCAACAAAGATGTAATTGCCTATGGAACTACCACCCAACCCAGCTGTCTGGCAACTGACGGAAGTATCCAGATCACAGGACTGACCACTGGAGAAACCTATCAATTGGATTACGAAAAAGGAAGTACAGCAGTATCTGTGGCCTCTATCACTCCCGATTCAGACGGAAACTATTTACTAGATAATTTAGGAACTGGAACTTACAGCAACTTCTTCGTGACTAAAAACTCTTGTACCTCTAATGTCCTGAGTGGAACCAAAACATTAACTGCTCCAGCAGCACCCACCGCCACGATCACCAGTACAGACATCACCGCAGGAGATGCGGAACTGACAGGTGCAGGCACAAACGGTGCAACGATTGACCTCTATATCAATGACGTAAAATCTGACTTCTCAACCACTGTAGCAAGCGGGGTATGGACGATAAGCGGACTCGATGCTGCCAGTGCAGGTAGCGATGTCCTCACTCCTGGAGACAAGGTAAGTATCAAAACATATCTAGCCGAAGGTTGTACGGAAGTAGAAGTAGTAGCCAGCTCGAATGTAGCCTGTATTCCATATGCTGAAAACACCATCACTCTGACTACTGGAACGGAATACTGTGTCAACGAAACTTTATCCGTCACCTTTGCCAGTTCTGAGACTGGGGTGAATTATCAACTATTCACTGATGCGGCTGGCACTACCTCTACAGGAAGCATTGTGGCCGGTACTGGTTCTGATATTACCTTAACTTCAGGGCCTTTGGGCACGAGCATCACCAAGATTTATTTGAGAGCCTCTAGAGCGGGTTTTTCAAGTTGTAATCAAGTTTTTTCAACCAGTTTTAGTGTTAGCGTTAAAGAAGCTCCTGGCCTTTCGCTTGTCAACAATAGCTTTTCATTGTGCTCAGATGTCACGAGTTTCAATCTGGAATACAACAGTGTAGTCAATGGCCCCTTGACTACCTATAGTATTGACTTCAATAGCGCAGCAGAAGCTGAAGGATTTACGGACATTGTGAATGAAACCATTTCATCGGTTATTACCATAGATATCCCAGCAGATGCCAATGGAGGAAGTTTTGCAGGAGTGCTGTCCATAGCTAATAGTTCTAGTAGCTCATGTACAAGCAACTACAACTTTACTTTTGATCTGAACAAAGACATCATTTCCTATGGCGAAGTGGTCAATCCATCCTGTCTCAACACGGACGGAAGTATTGAAATCACCGGCATGAAAGCCTCAACGGTTTACCAATTGGAATATCAGATCAGCGGTAACCCGGTCAACTTTGGTGCCTTGACCTCCACAGCAGAGGGTACATTGACACTCGACAACATAGGTAGCGGAATCTATAGCAATTTTGTAGTAACAGAATCGGGCTGTAGTTCAAACACATTAACAGAGGCCCAGAGGCTAACGGCACCACTGGCACCAGCAGTGACCATCAGCAACACAACCATAACCGAAGGTGACCCAAGTATCAACGGAACAGGTACAGATGGTAGTTTGATCGAATTATACATTGACCATGTGAAGGCAGCTGGATTCTCTACGACTGTCGCTGATGGCGTATGGAGCTTAGATGGACTTTCTGATATTTTACTACCAGGAGCAGTCGTAAGCGTCACCGCAACTTTAGGCTCAGGATGTGAAGTGGCCACCATTGAAGCAGATGCTCCTGTTGCGTGTAAACCACTGACCTTGAACAATATCACCTTGATAGGCGACACAGAAGTCTGCGTAAATGAAAGCATCACCATCACCGGTCAAAATTCTGATGCCGGGGTTGTATATCAACTATGTACAGACGCTACTTGCACTAATCTAACAGGAGATCCGGTAACAGGCAATGGAGGAGAAATCGCACTGGTAACTGATCCATTATCGACTAGCATTACCAACTTGTATGTAAAAGGTACTCGATCTTCAGTAGGTTGTTCGCATATCTTCACTACCAGCTTTACGATAGCGGTACGTGGCGTACCGGGCATCACCTTACTGGAAAATGACATTGTAATCTGTAAAAGTCAATCTAGCATTGCTGCTACCTATTCAGATCCAATCAATGGTCCATTCCTGAACTATAGTTTCGATTTTGATGATTTTGCCGAAAGCCAGGGCCTGGCAGATGTGATTGATGCATCCTTTGCTAGTGACTTAAGCTTCAGTATTCCAAACGCAGTGCCAGCAGGAAGCTACTCTGCAGTACTAACCATCTCGAATAATGAGAGTGCTACCTGTACGAGCGTAGAATATGCTCTGGATTTCAGAATCATCAACGATGTGATTTCCTTTGAGCAAATAGAATCCCCATCGACCTGTTCTGGTGAAGATGGCCTCATCCAGATCGGAGGATTAGATCCTGCACGCTTCTATACGCTCAACTACGACCTGAACGGAAACCCTCAAAGCATCCCTGCGATACAGTCTGCTGGCAATGGGATTTATGACTTTGCTAATCTAACCAGCGGATCTTACAAGAATTTCCAGGTCACTCAAGCAGGCTGTACATCCAACAAATTGGTAGAAGCTGTCACCCTGAGAACCCTAATTCCGCATTAA